The proteins below are encoded in one region of Helianthus annuus cultivar XRQ/B chromosome 2, HanXRQr2.0-SUNRISE, whole genome shotgun sequence:
- the LOC110892580 gene encoding pentatricopeptide repeat-containing protein At5g40410, mitochondrial, whose translation MYGKHDCLNTASTLFRTIKLPNLVSWNSMIKIHVQNGVLENSVLYFSMMCRVEVYPDQATIVTILQCCADIGVGKVVDAFHGYILCSGLDKSIRTMTALLNVYAKSGRLTALCEIFKEKKEPDMIAWTAMLAAYAMHGYGRHTIDHFDFMVKKGFEPDHVTFTHLLSACSHPGLVNEGKQLFNEMSSVYKVKPRLDHYSCMVDLFGRSGRVQDARILIDSMPTEPNSGVWGALLNGCKVYGGIELSELVAKKLINLNPSDPRSYIMLSSIYSKAGRWVDFSKVRALMKDQGVVKTAGCSFIEHDHKIHRFVVSGQAHPDIERIYAKLNELMNKIEKVGYVANTEFVLDDVEEGVKGDLVKMHSEKLAIAFGLFVYSDNAPMIITKNLRICGDCHNMAKLYRVLKST comes from the coding sequence ATGTACGGAAAACATGACTGTTTGAACACGGCTTCTACGCTGTTTCGAACAATCAAGTTACCGAATCTAGTATCGTGGAACTCGATGATTAAAATTCATGTTCAAAATGGTGTTTTAGAGAATAGTGTTTTGTATTTTAGTATGATGTGTAGAGTCGAGGTTTATCCTGATCAAGCAACAATCGTCACGATTCTTCAGTGTTGTGCTGATATTGGAGTCGGGAAAGTGGTAGACGCGTTTCATGGTTATATTTTGTGCTCGGGTTTGGATAAAAGCATCCGTACGATGACCGCGTTGTTAAATGTTTATGCGAAATCTGGAAGATTAACGGCTTTGTGTGAAAtttttaaagaaaagaaagaaccCGATATGATAGCTTGGACGGCCATGCTTGCTGCATACGCGATGCACGGGTATGGTAGACACACGATTGACCATTTTGACTTCATGGTCAAGAAAGGCTTTGAACCCGATCATGTAACTTTCACTCATTTGCTGAGTGCGTGTAGTCATCCGGGCCTTGTTAACGAGGGGAAACAACTTTTCAACGAAATGTCTAGTGTATATAAAGTCAAACCTAGGTTGGACCATTACTCGTGTATGGTTGACCTTTTTGGTCGATCAGGACGTGTACAAGATGCACGTATTTTAATCGATAGCATGCCGACGGAGCCCAACTCTGGTGTTTGGGGAGCACTGCTTAATGGTTGTAAGGTTTATGGAGGCATAGAGCTCAGTGAGTTAGTTGCAAAGAAGTTAATAAATTTAAACCCGTCGGACCCAAGAAGTTATatcatgctttcaagcatatacTCTAAAGCGGGTCGTTGGGTTGACTTTTCAAAAGTCAGAGCGTTAATGAAAGACCAAGGTGTTGTGAAAACTGCGGGTTGCAGCTTTATTGAACATGATCACAAGATTCATAGGTTTGTAGTGAGTGGTCAAGCGCACCCTGACATCGAGCGTATATATGCTAAGTTAAACGAATTAATGAACAAAATTGAGAAGGTTGGGTATGTAGCTAATACCGAGTTTGTTCTTGATGATGTAGAGGAGGGCGTTAAGGGCGATTTGGTAAAAATGCACAGTGAAAAACTTGCTATTGCATTTGGTCTTTTTGTGTATAGTGACAATGCGCCTAtgataatcactaagaatttgaGGATTTGTGGTGATTGTCATAACATGGCAAAGTTGTATCGCGTGTTGAAAAGCACATGA
- the LOC110892574 gene encoding extensin-3-like, whose translation MHSIPSKSFHPSPLFFFNFIPSSPFINNTTTHHYCRHPPQPPSTTTGACRCHPPPPPPIAITATNATAANSDHHRRPPTTSPLPTLPPQPSSPPPPDPPPSLPPPAATHLRPHHRHRRHPSSPLPPPPPPSMPLSITATTHVYHHPPSPLPTSDQRRHPPPPPLPLPPIVNTATTYDHRPTTISTATIATATTLLVVTHHHRITTYHRRHPCRWYNCHLSPPTINAHH comes from the coding sequence atgcattccattccctcaaaatcattccatccgtCCCCCCTGTTTTTTTTCAATTTCATTCCCTCTTCTCCCTTtattaacaacaccacaacccaccactaTTGCCGCCACCCACCACAACCGccatccaccaccaccggcgcctgTCGTTGTCACCCACCTCCACCGCCACCCATCGCCATCACCGCTACCAATGCCACCGCCGCCAACTCCGACCACCACCGCCGCCCACCGACGACATCACCACTGCCAACACTGCCACCGCAACCATCATCGCCACCACCGCCTGACCCGCCACCTTCGCTACCGCCACCCGCTGCCACCCACCTCCGtccccaccaccgccaccgccgccaTCCATCGTCGCCACtgccacctccgccaccaccgtCGATGCCACTTTcgatcaccgccaccacccacgTCTACCACCACCCACCATCGCCGCTGCCAACCTCCGATCAACGCCGCCACCCACCTCCGCCACCGCTGCCGCTACCACCCATCGTCAACACTGCTACCACCTACGACCACCGCCCCACCACTATCTCCACCGCCACcatcgccaccgccaccaccctcCTCGtcgtcacccaccaccaccgcatAACCACctaccaccgccgccacccatgTCGCTGGTACAactgccacctatcaccacccaccatCAATGCCCACCACTGA